The Acidimicrobiales bacterium sequence GACGCGAGCTGCAGGTCACCGAGGTGGCGGTGGCGGACGAGCTGGCGGCCGCCGCCGAACTGGTGATGGGTAAGTCATCGGGGATCCCGGCGGCGGTCGTGCGGGGGGTGGACGCGGGCTGGTTCCGCACGGGCAGCGTGCGCGACGAGATCGTGCGGCGGCCCCACGAGGACCTGTTCCGGTAACCCGCTCGGGGGGTTTCAGTCGGGGTCGGGCAGGCGGGCGCCGCTGAGCTGCGCGCCGGGCTCGACGGTGCCCTCGCCGATCACCGACAGGTCGGTGAGCGTGGCCCCCCGGCCGACGACCACGCCGGTCCCCACGATCGAGCCCAGCACCTGGGCGCCCGGCTCCACGACCGAGCCGGGGAGCAGCACGCTGTCGACGACCTTGGCGTCACCCTGCACGTGGGCGCCGCCCATGACCACGGAATGGTCCACCGAGGCGGCGTCGTCCACACGCGCGTCGGGCGCCACCGCCGCCTCCGACCCGCCCCGGACCCCGTCGATCAGGTCCAACTGCGACTGCAGGTAGGTCTCCGGCGTGCCGGCGTCGATCCAGTAGCAGTCGTCGTGCAGGCCGAACAGGCTGCCGCCGGCCACCATGGCGGGGAACGTCTCCCGCTCGATG is a genomic window containing:
- a CDS encoding NDP-sugar synthase codes for the protein IERETFPAMVAGGSLFGLHDDCYWIDAGTPETYLQSQLDLIDGVRGGSEAAVAPDARVDDAASVDHSVVMGGAHVQGDAKVVDSVLLPGSVVEPGAQVLGSIVGTGVVVGRGATLTDLSVIGEGTVEPGAQLSGARLPDPD